The following is a genomic window from Gimesia sp..
CGGCTGGCGAAACAGAAGCAGCTGGGACTGATTTCTGCGGAGACCAGGCTTTCGCCCCGTGATGCGGAGGTGCCGGCCTGGGAGACATTGAAGCCTGAGAAGCAGGATGAGATGGATCTGAAGATGGCGATTTATGCAGCGATGATCGATCGGATCGATCAGAACATCGGCAAGCTGGTGGACTGGCTCAAGGCGCACGATCAACTGGACTATACGCTGATTCTGTTCCTGGCGGACAACGGAGGTTGTGCTGAAGGGGGCGTGCTTGGTCGGGGTGAGTTCCGGGATGTCGAGAAACGGAACCAGGAGCACAGCAACAGTTACGGGAAAGCGTGGGCGAATGCGTCCAACACGCCTTTCCGACTGTATAAGCATTTCGCGCATGAGGGGGGAACGTCGACGCCGTTCCTGATGCACTGGCCGGCACAGATTCAGCCGCGCGCCGAGTGGTACACGAGCCCGGCACAGCTGATTGACGTGATGCCGACGTTGCTCGATGTGGCGGGAGCCGACTATCCGGAAACGTTCGCCGGCAACAAGATCCACACTCTGGATGGCATTTCACTGCGTCCGGCGCTGACGGGAAAACCGCTGGAACGGGGGCGACCGATCTTCATCGAGCACGAGAGTAACGCGTTCGTGCGTACCGGTGACTGGAAGCTGGTGGGACGAGGTGTGTCGCCGGCCAAGGGGTATCAGCCGCAGAAGTGGGAGCTGTACGATGTGCAGGCAGATCGTACGGAGCTGAATGACCTGGCGGAACGGAGGCGCGCGGTGGTGGATGATCTGAAGTCACAGTGGGAGGCGTGGGCGAAGCGTGTGGGGGTTTATCCGAAGTGAGGTGGACCGCGAAAGGGTTTGCTTCCTGGGTTTTTAACTACCACGGTCGGCACTAAAAGCACGAAAGGAATTCAGGCGTCAGTTGTCCTCACTTTCGAGGGCTGCCATTTCCAATACGTCGAGATAGTATCTTGAAACAAATGTATTTAAGAAAAAGGGCGAATTGAAAACAATCACGGACTGAGCTTTGATCCGCTTGATATCGAGTTTTTCGTCCGAAGCCAGATTAGTCTGATCCCAGACGAGTTTCACGACATCGGGTGTGACCTTATCCAGAGATGGTAATAAACGGCTCATGTCTTCCCAGAGCTCCCTGCTCTGTTCCTTAGGTCTGATCTGGTTAAAGAACCATTTATGCTTGACTGGGTCAAAGCGATTTAGAGGAGTGTCTTCTATTGGATTTTCGCCAGACCAGGTATCCCGGATGAAACTAAGGTCCTGCATTAGAGACTCGTGGCTGGAAAAGTAAGTCGCGTGCGAATTAAAAGGAATCCTGGCGCCGGACCCCAGATACAGTTTGATCGAGAAAGGATCCAGGTGTGTGATGAGCAGGTCAAACAGATTGCGAATATTTTCTAAGTTTCGCAGAACGCATTTTTTGTAAGTCAGATAGCTCTCTTCTTTCTTGGAAATGTCTTCGTCGTCCCTTACCAGAACTTCTGGCTGAAAGAAGAAATGCTGGACAGGATTGAAACTGATTTTCCCCAGTCCTTCTTCAAGAGGATAGTGTCCACGGAACTGACCCGCGCCCCATGCATACACACTGAGACTTCCAAAATGTTTCTTCGGTTTGTTCCCCGAATTCGTTTGATGGTAAGGATAGGATGTCGCAAGCGAAATTTTATAGTCCGACTGAACATCCAATTGATTAATTGTTTCGGTGAACTTATTAAGACGGGTTTTGGAATCTCGCTGCGAATCTTTGATGTCACTCCGATATTCACGATAAGGAGAGAATTGAGTGATGTTTAAACCATGCCAGTCTGAAGTGTATGAACTCCACTCGTTGACAGCCTTGATCAGCTTCCAGAATGTATCAATACAGTTGAATTCTGTCGTCTTGGGATAGATGTGGAGAGAGAGATCTTGTGACATACTGTCTGATTTTCAGTTTTCGGTGTCGGTTCCGTGACCTTGATTTCTTCAAGACACTGTGGATGGTGATGGGTTCTATTCTATTACGGAATCGTTCTGAATGTGATCTATTTTCTGTATATGAGCTTACCCCTGTTTTATCTTGAGCGGCAAGGCGCTCGCCGCCAGTAATTTTTTGCGACGCTGGATATAGTACCGGTGGCTAGCGCCATTCCGCTCACTTGTGTTGGTTTTATTCAGGGTAAGAGTGCTGCGATTACGCCGCCGATGAGTGCCATGACTGGTGCGACGAAAAAGAAGAGACAAAAAGGGAGGAGTAACGGCGTGCCACACACTGCGGTGCCGGGAGGTAAAGTGGCTGTGTATGCTGAGAACTGGTAGACGAAATAGAATCCGGCCAGCACGGGAAGTGCGGCACCGGAAGCCGCACCGATGAGAGATCGCCGTAAGTGGTTCAGGTCCTGGTCTGGCAGGTCAGGTGTGTCGGGGTCCTGAGGTGGTTGTTGATGCATCGTCTGCTCACACGTCTGAGGAGGTTGGATGTGGTTCAGGTGCATTATATCGTAAAGTTGTATCGTTGGCTGTACTTTTCGTGAGATTGCGGGGTGGGGGCTGCGAAATGCTGTGCTTCCATGAATTTATATCTACCACGGACGGCACGTAAAACACCTGAGAAATTCTCATGCAGGGGCTGGCCTGTGTGCCTGCCCGCCTGTTGGGGCACGTGATTTTATTTAACGTGTGGATGGATGCTGTGGATGACTTCGAGTTACTGACAGCAATTTCATCGAACTGCGGGCGACCACGCAGGGTCGCCCCTACTGCGGATTATGTTTGCACAGTGCCCCGCAGTATTTATTGTTATATCGCGTTCATTCCAGAGCGGATTTGATGAAGCACGGACGGCACGTAAAGCACGAAAGAAATTTAGTGGGTCGCTGGTTTTGTGGTTGGATGCTGATCAGTGCAGTGTCTGATATTCAGCTGGGTGTGGCTGGTGCCGATGTTTTATAATTCGTGGAGATGAGGGCGCTCGTCGATTTGTTGAGACAAGCTGTTTTGATCGCGGGGGCTGTGGTCTCCTGCGCGCTGCGCTTGGCATGAATTTAGTTCGGGGTTACCCCTGTTTTTTCCTGAGCGGAATGGCGCTAGCCACCGGTGTTATCTGCAGCATCGCTAAAAAATACCGGCGGTTAGCGCCTTGCCGCTCACGGTGGGGGGGCCTTTTGTTTTATCAGGTGGGTGGATACATGGGGCCGTTACTGCGCGATGAATGTTACTGGAGGGATGTTTGATGTTTTGGAATCATCTTCAAAGGCACGGGGAGGTCAAGACAGAATTTTGTCCTGATGTGACCGGATTTTGTCCTGGTCTGGCCCGGAATTTGTCCCGCTGTGGCCTGATTTTGTCTCGTTTGGGGGACCTGTTTCTGGGGAACCGGTTCTCAGAAAACAGGTGGATCTATAGTGAAAAACGACGGAGATTCAGGTGCTGCTGTGTCAGTGGTGGGCTGTGTTTCGGTACTCATTGACCCGCCTCGCGCGCGAGCCAGGAGGGAAACATAGGGATCGGCGGGAGGGAATCAAGTTCAGTTTGTGTCGTGGATAGGGGGCAGTGGTGCGGGGGTATGCAGGTGGGAAACAGATCAGGGGGATGAGGATTTGGAACCACGAAAAGCACGAAAGACACGAAAATGCTGGAGCGTTCGGATGTGGAATGTGATTCGAGTTTACTTGATTAACAGTGGAAACTGGCTGGCGGGAACCAGGCGGCCTTCGTATTGGACGAAGGCTTTGCCGCGGATCTGGTCGACGATGCGTTCGCCGGGTTTCAGCTCGAGTGATTTGATTTCGAACAGATTTGGATCGAGTGGCTGGTTGAGTTTTGATTCGACCAGTTTGAAGTTCTGGCGCAGGTCGATTTCTGTCTGGTCTGCCAACCGGGAACTAAAGCGGACCACATCGACTTCGTGAGGTAAGAAGATATCGCCGACCTGATTGTAAAGAAAGGTGCGTTTATGGATCAGTCTTGAGCCACGGAACTGTTCGTATTTGATGGCGTTGAAACCAAAGCGGGAGTCGTAGGTTGTTTCAGAGCGGATGGGGGCAACTTCGATTTCTGGTGAGTTATAATCGATTTTGACGAGGTATTGACGGTGATTCGATTCCGGAGTGAGTTCTGTGATCATAACCCGCTTGGTAACTTTGAAATTCTCTTCAGTGCCTGGTTTGCCGCTCAGTGCGTCGGCGTACATACGACAGGTTCTGGCAAAGGTGTGTGAGCCGTTACCAGTCAGTTCCCGGGGATC
Proteins encoded in this region:
- a CDS encoding arylsulfatase: MVRTIFATLTCLVVCLTVLTADVAQAERPNIILIMVDDMGFSDLGCYGSEIETPNIDALAAGGVRFSQFYNSGRCCPTRATLMTGLHPHQTGIGWMTNPPNQTRGYSKPPAYQGYLNSQCVTLGEVLGTAGYATYMAGKWHLGFNDQDRWPLQRGFEKYFGCVSGATRYFHPVAPRGMTFGNQDIENPESTTDRPFYTTDAFTDYAIRFLKEHQENAKQKTDPYFLYLAYTAPHWPLQAHEEEIKKYRGKYRIGWDELRKRRLAKQKQLGLISAETRLSPRDAEVPAWETLKPEKQDEMDLKMAIYAAMIDRIDQNIGKLVDWLKAHDQLDYTLILFLADNGGCAEGGVLGRGEFRDVEKRNQEHSNSYGKAWANASNTPFRLYKHFAHEGGTSTPFLMHWPAQIQPRAEWYTSPAQLIDVMPTLLDVAGADYPETFAGNKIHTLDGISLRPALTGKPLERGRPIFIEHESNAFVRTGDWKLVGRGVSPAKGYQPQKWELYDVQADRTELNDLAERRRAVVDDLKSQWEAWAKRVGVYPK